From Astyanax mexicanus isolate ESR-SI-001 chromosome 11, AstMex3_surface, whole genome shotgun sequence, the proteins below share one genomic window:
- the LOC125805042 gene encoding syncytin-A-like: MNAIMCMIIAMIYGVNTWDCTRMPTEYFHHAKANHPSSLTCTLHEQALPENTICLWHFCTNEESETLGPSSLIASFRVKAGFVLVNQRTNNLFVLNQNGTLFFNKIRYENEGSYRCKCGEHVRYHQLYVDTDIKINQGGNQVPSINPKENVFSHLFSLTRTQLFGEQPVCVPQPVSVTGGISWTAHSISKCDTCSVLQSHNSNPVNIVSCHNVTVPVVTSCCVPGENTCNTTSLPKTNVTELITPSHFPWCIESTGESPSLGEIPKQACAEIYALDDEGTAYRHSSRISQKLPSQITLQGPVDDEDCVKEGAHWHNLLALTQICRLPAPVGTYWLCGTTAWSELPSRFNGRCTLAYLYPSMRSKQEKLQLTAGSTDQSNTCIPGLTCQQTLWSRTLGALIPSYGVMQSLDQIRTLSRQMDQLINDTVFALNNISLALASHRMMILQNRIALDYLLSSHGGTCSVVGPECCTDVLNPKEDLSNIITDLRNLHDQVSTMNNSETWLYGLLGPLWHNIVEIGLVLLCTVIAIFIVCFSFRFFILHMF, encoded by the coding sequence ATGAATGCAATTATGTGCATGATCATAGCAATGATCTATGGTGTAAATACATGGGATTGCACACGCATGCCTACTGAATACTTTCACCATGCAAAAGCAAATCACCCAAGCTCCCTGACCTGCACCCTTCATGAACAAGCTTTGCCTGAAAACACTATATGTCTCTGGCACTTCTGTACCAATGAAGAATCAGAAACATTAGGACCAAGTTCACTAATAGCGAGCTTTAGGGTAAAAGCAGGCTTTGTACTGGTGAACCAACGAACAAATAACCTATTTGTTCTAAACCAGAATGGCACCTTATTCTTTAACAAGATAAGGTATGAAAATGAAGGCTCGTACAGATGCAAATGTGGCGAACATGTTCGGTATCATCAGCTTTATGTAGATactgacataaaaataaaccaaggGGGAAACCAAGTTCCAAGCATTAACCCAAAAGAGAATGTTTTTTCCCATCTCTTCTCACTGACAAGGACTCAACTTTTCGGAGAGCAGCCTGTGTGTGTTCCCCAACCTGTCAGCGTAACTGGAGGAATCTCATGGACTGCACATTCAATCTCCAAATGTGACACATGTTCTGTCTTACAATCACATAATAGCAATCCAGTTAACATTGTCTCCTGTCACAACGTCACAGTTCCAGTGGTCACTAGCTGCTGTGTCCCTGGTGAAAACACATGCAACACCACCTCACTTCCAAAAACCAATGTCACAGAGCTTATCACACCCAGTCATTTTCCCTGGTGTATTGAGAGTACAGGTGAATCACCTTCTCTAGGTGAAATTCCCAAACAAGCATGTGCTGAAATCTATGCCTTAGATGATGAGGGCACCGCTTACAGACACTCATCCAGGATATCACAAAAACTGCCTTCTCAAATCACTCTCCAGGGGCCTGTTGATGATGAAGACTGCGTAAAAGAAGGTGCTCACTGGCATAATCTACTCGCTTTGACTCAGATATGTCGTCTACCTGCTCCGGTAGGTACATACTGGCTCTGTGGAACTACTGCATGGTCTGAATTGCCCTCCAGGTTTAATGGCAGATGCACACTCGCATACCTGTATCCATCCATGAGGAGTAAACAAGAGAAGTTACAACTCACAGCTGGCAGTACTGACCAGAGTAATACCTGCATTCCTGGTTTAACCTGTCAACAGACTCTGTGGTCTCGCACTCTTGGAGCTCTAATTCCATCATATGGTGTCATGCAATCACTGGATCAGATCCGTACCCTCTCAAGACAAATGGATCAATTAATTAATGACACTGTTTTCGCCTTAAACAACATCAGCCTTGCCTTAGCTTCCCACAGAATGATGATTCTGCAGAACCGCATTGCTCTGGACTATCTACTATCCAGCCATGGTGGAACTTGCTCAGTGGTAGGTCCTGAATGCTGCACTGATGTCCTGAATCCTAAGGAAGACCTCTCAAACATAATCACAGACTTACGAAATTTACATGACCAAGTATCCACAATGAACAATTCTGAAACTTGGCTATATGGACTTCTTGGACCTTTATGGCATAACATTGTAGAGATAGGCTTGGTTCTACTTTGCACAGTTATAGCCATTTTTATTGTTTGCTTTAGTTTtcgattttttattttacatatgttTTGA